The Thamnophis elegans isolate rThaEle1 chromosome Z, rThaEle1.pri, whole genome shotgun sequence DNA window atatatatatatatatatatatatatatatatatatatatatatatatatatatatatatatatatatatatatatacacacacacacacacacacacacacacacacacacacacacacacttaaagtcacaacccctggtatgcccaagtatgggaggaaggtcacacttccactctctgtcattaggctcgtcacaagagaccatccagacagaaacccaatattttttactgttgcctttttgttacattgcaTAAATATAGCATAACTATATAGACAACTTTAAGATTATCTGTTTTCTTATTGCGTGAAGGTGTTTGTTTCATATCCTAATATTGTATACAACAGTATAGGGATTAAAAATTAATACCTGAGATCCAGCTCcatgtgtgtttaataaaatgaaatggtaAATCTGTTAAAAATGTCTGGCTGATTAGAAATGTTTTTCCAAGTATAGTCAATTCAACATGTTTTAATTCTTATATTCAAATGTGCAGAATGCAGACTTTTTCCATGAAATCATAACTGtgatttccctttcccttttcccacCTTGAATCTATAATATATAACACATTACATTTGAAGAAAAACATAATTTACAATTTGACCTACACTTCTTTCAATCTCAGATTCAAAGCCTATATTTAAAGATATAAAAGAAACATCTCAAGTAGACAAAATTTTCAGAAGCAGTGAGTATTGATCTCCATACAGGTTCAAACAGTCCCTATGAGAAATACTAACACTAGGggattaattaaaaatatttaagcaaacaaatgaatgaagaaatgctAATGGGAAAATTTGGAAATGTCCAAAGCAACATCGAAATAagtgaaatttatttattgtcaGTGACTAAAAACATTGTAATAATAACTAATTCATGAAACAGTATTATTAAAACTCTACACAGGagtctttgtgttttttttaatacagcaaTGCTATATCATTGTACCCTAAAATTGaacaataacttttaaaaattgcaCATTCTCTTAAAGAGTGTCATTGATTTAACTGCTAAAAGCAGAAGAATAAGAATGTTTAGTGTCATAGAATGCTTAATTAAATCAGATCAAAAGCAAGGAAAGTGAAGAACGAtgttatgccatttcagacaagtgactctccagtcactttttaaaagcctccagtaatgaagtacctacaatttctgaaggcaagctgttccaccggttaattgtcctcattattaaatttctccttagttccaggttgctactctccttgactagtttccatctaATGTTTCTTGTTCTGTCTACAGATCCTTTGgtaaataaattgaccccctcctatTTATGGCAatttctcaaatactggaatactattaTCATGTTAATCCTActacttcttttctctagactagccaaacccaaatcctgaaaAAGTCTCTGGGTGTTTAATCACCTGAGTTActattctttgcactttttccaaagtctcaacatctttccaaagtctcaacatcagcATTAGTGACCAatgcttcatgtgattttgatactATGCATCTATTTATACAATCAAGGATTCTATTACCTTTTTAAGCTTCTACCACACACTGcttgctcatatttaaatgattgttcaCTAGAagtccaaggtccctctcacatttactgtttttgagcaaggttttgcctaatctgtacttgtacctttattttttcctgcctaagtgtaaaaccttgtttTGCTCCACATTAAATTTTATGTCATTAAATTCACTGTCTTCAATccaacctaagcatagtacataaaattatctgctacaatgtcctacctgtcaatgaatacttcagcttcaaccacaataatatacaaactcacaatagatacaaatgtatggtaaactgctccaaatttgattgcagaaaacaGAGCTCCCACatcagtaacagagttgtcaatgcctggaatgcactacctgacactaTGGTTTCTTCCCCAAGCCCCCAAAAATTTaactttagactgtctactgttgacttcaccccattcttaagagataggcatgcctaccgtccccatcctaatattcccttgtattcatattcatttcatatattcataatcatgtctatacttatatctgttatctaattcatgcttgacaaaataaaataaataaaataaaaataaaataaatgttgttggataggaccccttgttcaaatctgtcaagaacTTTTTCGATCCTGTTTtctgggatgttggctattcctgccaatttAGTGTCAACTGCAAATTTGACGAGTTCCTCTtcaattccctcatctaagtcatttatgaagttgttgaagaatactgggcctaagacagaactttgTTGTATCCTACTGCTTGCTTGTTGATGTAATACTATTAAGGATGATTTGTTGAGCATGGTTTGTCAATCAGTTAAAAAtttatctggtggtgatgctgtctgtcCCATGTTTTGCTAGTTTACCAATAATGTgctctactttgttgaatgccttgctgaatgccttggtaagaatactatgtccacagcatttcactgctctactaatttagtcattttgtcaaagaatgaaataagattggtttggcatgatctgtttttaacaagtCCATGCtgactttatttgtttctatacGTTTACAGATTTGTttctgattatcttttccagtatcttttcaGGTATTAATATTAGGcagattggtctgtagtttcctggatcatttctccccaccccttttttttgaagatgggaaccacatcatctcttttccaaggataacaatgaatttatgtatacttgatagaggattggtgatataatgtataactctaAGTATATATCATAAAGATATTCTGtcattgataaataattttaatattttaattaaaaattggtatgtatgtatgtatgtatgtatgtatgtatgtatgtatgtatgtgtgtatgtgtatatatatatatatatatatatatatatatatatatatatatatatatatatatatatatatatatatatatgaagtgactatttagaatatcttgttgaaaaatgaaggaataacatctttgtttgaatgtatgatgtacaaggacaataatgaacataagcatacttgatagatgattggtgggattatacataattgaaaacagtgatatacaaatataaatagttggtaaatcatttttattgtaaaaatacCCAGAATGGGAAAAGTGAtcatataaaggtatattgttattaaacagacaatcaagaatgtaagggaattaggcttattgaaaagaaaaaaaatattaatcgtaattgaatatacgttgtACAGTGAAAGTGacgtatttagttatattagatggaaaatctgtgattgtaaatgtaattgagaatatggatgcaaaaacacttgtaaccaaatgacatgctgtatgtaatgaatgagaattatgttgttttttttaatgtttaaaaataaaaaaatgtaaaaaagttTCTAAAAATTCACATGACTTGAAAATCTCAAGCAGGATGCTAATGACTTTTCCATGGACTTAGCCCAAAATGATACATTTAATATTTCAATGCACATAAAATGAAACAGTTTTTTTCTGATTAAACAGAACTGGTTTTGAAGACAGAACAGTTAATAAATGAAACATTATCTAAACTATCagaagaaaataatttcatttaagaatataaaacaggaatatacattgatttttttttatatttttctaaacTTGAACAAAAAGTAACAGTCTTCTCAAAGAATCCTTCACTTCTCTATTTCTTAAACTATATATAATAGGATTAAGTATGGGGGTTATTATGGTGTAGATTGCAGAGAACACTTTACGAAGCCCATACAGTTTGTTAGTATTGGGTACTACATAGATACTCATCAGAGTCCCATAAAAAATAGTCACTACCAAGAGATGAGAACAACAGGTGGAAAATGCTTTTTGTTTCCCTACAGTGGAAGGCATTCTCGTTATAGCTACAATGATAAATGTGTAAGATGTTATGGTTAATGCAGATGGTGGAAAAGTAAATATTGAGcttaaaacataaagaaaaacttTTAAAGCATATGTGTCCCCACAAAATAATTCTATAATTGGGAAGGTGTCACAAAAAAAATGATCAATTCTATTATTGCAGAAAATTAATTTGGACATGATAATCAGTGTAATAGTGTTTGCTAAAAACCCACTAATCCAAGAATAGGCTATCAGTCTGAAACAAGTTCTGTCATTCATCATGGTGACATAATGAAGCGGTTTGCATATAGCTAAATATCGATCATAGGACATTGCAGATAACAGGTAACATTCCACAGatacaaaagaaccaaacaaATAATGTTGCACCAAACAAGTGGTGTAAGAAATCACCTTATTTCCAGTAACTAAGTTGAATAATATTTGTGGTAAGATGTTTGAACTGCAACAGGCCTCCAGGCATGAAAGGTTTCCTAGGAAAAAATACATGGGAATGTGGAGGTGTTGATCGAGAGCAaccagtaaaataataaataagttcCCAGCTATGGTCCCCATGTAGATGAGGAAGAAGAGCAGGTACAGAAGAATATGTAGTATCTGATTGTTTCCAAATCCAAGAAGAATGAATTCACCATTGAACGTCTGGTTTATCATATTGGTAGTTTCAAATAACTGTCTCTGGGAAAAGTAAGATGGCAAAATATATTATCATTTttctctgatttaaaaaaaaattgaaatgggagggggggggtctatGTCCACTACCTCATCAATGT harbors:
- the LOC116521361 gene encoding olfactory receptor 11H6-like, producing the protein MSYDRYLAICKPLHYVTMMNDRTCFRLIAYSWISGFLANTITLIIMSKLIFCNNRIDHFFCDTFPIIELFCGDTYALKVFLYVLSSIFTFPPSALTITSYTFIIVAITRMPSTVGKQKAFSTCCSHLLVVTIFYGTLMSIYVVPNTNKLYGLRKVFSAIYTIITPILNPIIYSLRNREVKDSLRRLLLFVQV